In Microbulbifer sp. GL-2, the following are encoded in one genomic region:
- the gmhB gene encoding D-glycero-beta-D-manno-heptose 1,7-bisphosphate 7-phosphatase, whose translation MPIIILERDGVINDNSDPCVRSATEWHPLPGSIEALAALSHAGYQLVIATNQSGLALGQFDLDDLEAIHSKMRTLVEDAGGEVAAIFYCPHGPKDNCRCRKPQAGLLDAIEAEFDTSLHDCYLVGNKLADLQLALEKGCQPVLVQSGEGVLTLQQLVENPDPRLAETKVFKDLKQFSQFVLA comes from the coding sequence ATGCCAATTATCATTCTTGAGCGCGACGGGGTAATCAACGACAACTCCGACCCCTGCGTTAGATCCGCCACAGAATGGCACCCCCTTCCCGGCAGTATCGAAGCACTGGCGGCCCTCAGCCATGCCGGTTACCAACTGGTGATCGCCACCAACCAGAGCGGTCTGGCACTCGGCCAGTTCGACCTCGACGACCTGGAGGCTATACACTCGAAAATGCGCACCCTGGTGGAGGACGCCGGCGGTGAAGTCGCTGCAATTTTCTACTGTCCCCACGGCCCTAAGGATAATTGTCGTTGTCGCAAGCCCCAAGCGGGCCTGCTTGATGCTATCGAGGCGGAGTTCGATACCAGCCTGCACGACTGCTATCTGGTCGGCAACAAGCTGGCGGACCTGCAGCTGGCGCTGGAAAAAGGCTGCCAACCAGTATTGGTACAATCCGGCGAAGGTGTACTCACCCTTCAACAGTTAGTGGAAAACCCGGATCCTAGGCTGGCAGAGACTAAAGTTTTTAAGGACCTAAAACAGTTCAGTCAATTTGTGCTGGCTTAA
- a CDS encoding S8 family serine peptidase, whose translation MKRTIISSLLAGMLASAGSFADATSDTPSPNQEKRKKVFIVQLDGEPLSAYRGTIPGLSATKPALQRKLDPRSSSYRHYANFLKTRRQRVLSAVPSARKVHEYEAAFNGFAAVMSEKEAEALRSHKDVKGIWEDRLLKMHTDSTADFLGLTRIPSPWLWGITGEDIVIGVIDSGIHPEHPSLADSPTPRRGNRGADIAYGPVPESFIGEGCDFGNTGFNPDDAAFTCNNKLIKAKAFNTSFLTNNTLADYEFMSARDADGHGTHTATTAGGNYGVVTPDGQTLTGMAPRARIAAYKVCWDAPDPDDSGCFSSDSMAAIDEAVADGVDVINFSVGGESTVFTSARDMSFLFAADAGVFVATSAGNDGPGPRTMGTPSGVPWITAVAASEDDQSFGNALQVDAPKAIAGNYDFLEGGGPVSLKDSGLLSGPIAVSEPLEACSALENPEAMEGKIALVKRGGCSFTSKYNNAAEAGATAIVVYNDGADEGRMFPITMSAPDTTIPGVMISYADGALIGASSGISGTLDPELQISREDRIAEFSSRGHNVGAPDIIKPDVAAPGVGILAGTSPVLSGGSLFESLNGTSMASPHVAGIMALLKQARPDWSPAMAKSALMTTARTDLLKSFGPEAADPFDFGAGAIVPSAAFRPGLVYDAGLNDYLAFLCGAEYQRQILEPATCEELVSLGYSLDSSDLNLPSIGIGELVGTQTIKRRVTSVAPGKRWYWATVNAPEGVDVSVHPKILHLRKGESAEFEVTFTATDTAAINKWAFGDLTWKSVGARQEVRSPIAVRPVPLSTSDLVNVEGTDGVLDLGMVFGYSGNFQVSISGLAEAEAVASSIEDQASQVIYFDIPEGTEMARIALFDTDVGDGSGSDDLDITVYGPGPNGPEVGDSTSSTSNESVNMMNPAAGQYEVHVVDYSSAAGPTPFTLFNFNLSGDNGNTQLTAPSQAQVGSNDTVKLEWMGLAPGTRALGILSHGNGEQVFAETEVMVNTQ comes from the coding sequence ATGAAAAGAACAATTATTTCCTCGCTTCTTGCGGGAATGTTGGCCTCGGCTGGCAGCTTCGCCGACGCTACCAGCGATACCCCCTCTCCCAACCAGGAAAAACGAAAAAAAGTTTTTATTGTTCAACTGGATGGAGAACCGCTGTCTGCCTACCGCGGCACTATCCCTGGCCTCTCAGCCACCAAGCCGGCTTTGCAGCGCAAACTGGATCCGCGTAGTAGCAGCTACCGCCACTATGCCAACTTCCTGAAAACCCGCCGCCAGCGCGTGCTCTCCGCTGTTCCCAGCGCGCGCAAGGTACACGAGTATGAGGCAGCCTTTAATGGCTTTGCCGCGGTTATGAGTGAGAAGGAAGCTGAGGCCCTGCGCAGCCACAAAGATGTAAAAGGTATTTGGGAAGACCGCCTGCTCAAGATGCACACGGATTCCACCGCAGACTTCCTCGGTCTGACACGCATCCCCAGCCCCTGGCTCTGGGGCATCACCGGCGAAGATATTGTTATTGGCGTAATTGATTCAGGTATCCACCCGGAGCACCCGAGCCTTGCAGATAGCCCAACCCCCCGCCGGGGCAATCGTGGAGCTGATATTGCCTACGGACCGGTTCCCGAATCCTTTATCGGCGAGGGTTGTGACTTTGGTAATACCGGATTCAACCCGGATGATGCCGCCTTTACCTGTAATAACAAACTGATCAAAGCTAAAGCCTTCAATACTTCCTTTCTCACCAACAATACACTGGCAGACTACGAGTTTATGTCCGCCCGGGATGCAGACGGGCACGGCACCCATACTGCAACCACTGCTGGTGGTAACTACGGAGTGGTAACGCCAGATGGCCAAACTCTCACTGGCATGGCGCCGCGTGCTCGTATTGCCGCTTATAAAGTTTGTTGGGATGCGCCAGATCCGGATGACAGCGGCTGTTTCTCTTCAGATTCTATGGCAGCTATTGACGAAGCAGTAGCCGATGGAGTGGACGTAATCAACTTCTCCGTGGGCGGTGAAAGCACTGTATTTACCAGTGCTCGTGACATGTCCTTCCTGTTTGCCGCCGATGCGGGCGTGTTTGTCGCAACTTCCGCAGGTAATGACGGCCCCGGCCCGCGCACTATGGGCACACCCTCCGGCGTTCCCTGGATCACTGCCGTGGCTGCATCTGAGGACGACCAAAGCTTCGGAAATGCTCTGCAAGTAGATGCACCCAAGGCTATTGCCGGTAACTACGATTTTCTGGAGGGAGGTGGTCCTGTCTCCCTGAAGGATAGCGGCCTGTTATCCGGACCTATCGCTGTCAGCGAGCCACTGGAAGCCTGCTCGGCGCTGGAAAACCCCGAAGCAATGGAAGGCAAGATTGCCTTGGTAAAACGCGGCGGTTGTTCCTTTACGAGTAAATACAACAATGCCGCTGAAGCCGGCGCCACAGCAATCGTAGTGTATAACGATGGCGCCGATGAAGGCCGTATGTTCCCGATCACGATGTCGGCCCCTGATACCACAATTCCTGGTGTGATGATCAGCTATGCAGACGGTGCCCTGATTGGCGCCAGCTCTGGGATTAGCGGAACACTTGATCCGGAGCTGCAAATCTCCCGTGAAGACCGTATTGCCGAATTCTCCTCACGCGGCCACAATGTTGGCGCACCCGATATTATCAAACCGGATGTAGCAGCTCCGGGAGTCGGTATCCTCGCTGGAACCTCGCCAGTATTGAGCGGTGGTAGCCTGTTTGAATCCCTGAACGGTACCTCCATGGCGAGCCCCCATGTCGCCGGCATTATGGCACTGCTCAAGCAAGCCCGCCCTGACTGGTCTCCGGCGATGGCCAAGTCCGCACTGATGACCACCGCACGCACCGACCTGCTGAAGTCCTTCGGCCCTGAAGCTGCAGATCCGTTTGATTTTGGTGCTGGCGCAATCGTACCTTCCGCCGCCTTCCGTCCAGGTCTGGTTTACGATGCCGGTTTAAATGACTACCTGGCATTCCTGTGTGGCGCCGAGTACCAGCGACAGATTCTCGAGCCCGCAACCTGCGAGGAGCTGGTATCCCTGGGCTACTCCCTCGACTCCAGTGATCTCAACTTACCCTCTATCGGTATAGGTGAGTTGGTCGGCACTCAGACAATCAAACGCCGGGTGACCAGTGTGGCTCCAGGTAAAAGGTGGTACTGGGCCACGGTAAATGCACCGGAAGGCGTTGATGTGAGCGTCCACCCCAAGATCCTGCACCTTAGGAAGGGAGAGAGCGCGGAGTTCGAGGTTACCTTCACCGCGACTGACACTGCCGCTATAAACAAGTGGGCCTTCGGCGATTTAACTTGGAAGTCTGTGGGTGCCCGACAGGAAGTACGCAGTCCGATCGCTGTGCGTCCTGTTCCCCTATCTACTTCCGACCTGGTGAATGTAGAGGGCACTGATGGTGTCCTGGACCTGGGAATGGTATTTGGCTATAGCGGTAACTTCCAAGTCAGCATTAGCGGCTTGGCTGAGGCTGAGGCCGTAGCCAGCAGTATTGAAGACCAAGCTAGTCAAGTGATCTATTTCGATATCCCAGAAGGTACCGAGATGGCACGTATAGCCCTCTTTGATACGGATGTTGGTGACGGTAGCGGCAGCGACGATCTTGATATAACAGTGTATGGTCCCGGTCCTAATGGTCCAGAAGTAGGCGACAGCACATCTTCCACTTCCAACGAGTCTGTCAATATGATGAATCCTGCCGCAGGTCAATATGAAGTGCATGTGGTGGACTATTCCTCTGCCGCGGGCCCCACGCCATTTACCCTGTTCAACTTCAATCTGAGCGGCGACAACGGCAATACTCAGTTGACAGCTCCTTCCCAGGCGCAAGTGGGTAGCAATGACACTGTCAAACTAGAGTGGATGGGTCTTGCACCTGGTACCCGTGCTCTGGGAATCCTTAGCCACGGCAACGGTGAACAGGTTTTTGCTGAGACCGAGGTGATGGTAAATACCCAATAG
- a CDS encoding S8 family serine peptidase, whose amino-acid sequence MNRKIISTLLAGILTSANSFAEAPKDTLSPNLEKQRKVFIVQLDGEPLSSYSGTIPGLSATKSEVRRKLDPLSSSYRHYADFLKSRRERVLSAIPSARRVHEYEAAFNGFAAVMSEKEAEALRSHKDVKGVWEDRLLKMHTDSTADFLGLTRIPSPWLWGITGEDVIVGVIDSGIHPEHPSLADIPTPRQGNRGRNIAYGPVPASFIGEGCEFGNSEFNPEDAAFTCNNKLIKAKSFSDAFLTNNTLADYEFLSARDADGHGTHTATTAAGNYGVVTPDGETLTGMAPRARVAAYKVCWDAPNPDDSGCSSADSMAAIDEAVADGVDVINYSVGGSSTVFTGADDIAFLFAADAGVFVATSAGNSGPAPETLGTPSGVPWITAVAAAEDDQSFGTALQVDAPEAVSGTYDALEGGGPVSMEDTGLLSASLVVGAPLEACSELTNSEEMEGKIALVQRGGCSFTDKYNNAANAGAVAIVVYNDGTAVDRMDPIVMSAPDTTIPGVMIRHTDGAMLVEHAGATGTLDPELKISREDRIASFSSRGHNVGAPDIIKPDVAAPGVGILAGTSPVLSGGNLFGTKSGTSMASPHVAGIMALLKQAHPDWSPAMAKSALMSTARTDLLKSFGPASADPFDIGAGAIVPAAAFRPGLVYDAGFNDYLAFLCGAENQPQIIDSATCAGLLSQGYSLDSSDLNLPSIGIGDLVGTQTIKRRVTSVGRGQKWYWASINAPQGVEVSVNPKVLRLREGESAEFEVTFTVTGEAALNEWAFGELTWKSVGVRQDVRSPIAVRPVPLSTSKQVSVQGTDGALDLGVAFGYSGEYQVDIQGLAEGVAFPGSVEDGDNQLIFFDIPEGTKLARVALFDADVGDGSGSDDLDLQVFGPGPGFPEVGTSGSPTSAESVDLINPTSGQYAVFVVDYASAQGPTPFTLFNFNLNGDTGNTQLTAPSQAQMNSSGNVNLEWMGLAPGTRALGILSHGNGDEVFAETEIMVNTQ is encoded by the coding sequence ATGAATAGAAAAATAATTTCCACCCTTCTGGCAGGGATACTGACCTCGGCCAACAGCTTTGCAGAAGCGCCCAAAGACACGCTCTCCCCCAACCTGGAAAAACAAAGGAAAGTGTTTATCGTCCAGCTGGACGGCGAGCCACTTTCTTCCTATAGCGGAACTATTCCAGGACTATCTGCTACCAAATCGGAGGTGCGGCGCAAGCTGGATCCGCTCAGCAGCAGCTATCGCCACTATGCCGACTTTCTAAAAAGCCGCCGCGAACGCGTGCTGTCCGCTATTCCAAGTGCTCGCAGAGTACACGAATACGAAGCGGCCTTTAATGGCTTCGCAGCAGTCATGAGTGAGAAGGAAGCTGAAGCGCTTCGTAGTCACAAAGATGTGAAGGGTGTTTGGGAGGACCGCCTGCTTAAGATGCACACGGATTCCACCGCGGACTTTCTCGGCCTTACCCGTATCCCCAGCCCCTGGCTGTGGGGAATCACTGGTGAGGATGTAATAGTAGGTGTCATCGATTCCGGTATCCATCCTGAGCACCCAAGTCTCGCCGATATCCCGACCCCGCGTCAGGGGAATCGTGGCAGAAATATTGCCTATGGACCCGTACCTGCATCCTTTATCGGTGAGGGTTGTGAATTTGGCAATAGCGAATTCAATCCGGAAGACGCTGCCTTTACCTGTAACAACAAGCTGATTAAGGCCAAATCGTTCTCCGATGCCTTCCTCACAAATAATACCCTGGCCGATTATGAGTTCCTATCTGCGCGCGATGCGGACGGACACGGCACTCACACCGCCACTACCGCTGCCGGTAACTACGGCGTGGTAACACCAGACGGTGAGACCCTCACCGGAATGGCACCGCGCGCTCGGGTAGCCGCGTACAAGGTATGCTGGGATGCACCAAATCCCGATGACAGTGGCTGCTCCTCGGCGGACTCCATGGCAGCCATTGATGAAGCCGTCGCCGACGGTGTCGACGTGATCAACTATTCCGTAGGCGGTTCCAGCACAGTTTTCACCGGTGCTGACGATATTGCCTTCCTTTTCGCCGCTGATGCGGGTGTGTTTGTTGCGACTTCCGCTGGCAACAGCGGACCTGCTCCTGAGACTCTCGGAACCCCTTCTGGCGTACCCTGGATCACCGCGGTAGCCGCAGCGGAGGATGACCAGAGCTTTGGCACCGCCCTGCAAGTGGATGCTCCGGAAGCGGTCTCCGGCACCTATGATGCCCTTGAAGGCGGCGGCCCGGTATCCATGGAGGATACAGGTCTACTGTCTGCCTCCCTAGTGGTGGGGGCACCTCTCGAGGCTTGCTCCGAACTTACAAACTCCGAGGAAATGGAAGGCAAAATCGCCCTGGTGCAACGCGGAGGTTGCTCCTTCACCGATAAGTACAACAATGCCGCCAATGCGGGGGCAGTGGCTATTGTTGTTTATAACGATGGTACCGCCGTGGACCGCATGGACCCCATCGTGATGTCCGCACCGGACACCACTATTCCAGGGGTGATGATTCGCCACACCGATGGTGCCATGTTGGTTGAGCACGCCGGGGCCACAGGTACTCTAGATCCTGAGTTGAAAATCTCCAGGGAAGACCGCATAGCCAGCTTCTCCTCCCGCGGTCACAACGTTGGCGCGCCGGATATTATCAAGCCGGATGTGGCAGCACCTGGTGTTGGCATCCTCGCAGGTACTTCTCCGGTACTAAGTGGCGGCAATCTGTTTGGCACCAAGAGCGGCACTTCTATGGCGAGCCCTCATGTCGCTGGTATTATGGCCCTGTTGAAACAAGCACATCCGGACTGGAGCCCGGCGATGGCCAAGTCTGCATTGATGAGCACAGCTCGCACCGACCTGCTGAAGTCCTTTGGTCCGGCATCTGCAGATCCATTTGATATTGGTGCCGGTGCAATCGTACCCGCCGCCGCCTTCCGTCCGGGCCTGGTCTACGATGCCGGTTTTAACGACTACCTGGCGTTTTTGTGTGGCGCTGAGAATCAGCCGCAAATTATCGATTCCGCCACTTGTGCAGGATTACTTTCTCAGGGGTATTCACTGGATTCCAGCGATCTCAACCTACCCTCAATCGGCATCGGTGATCTTGTCGGCACTCAGACTATCAAGCGCCGTGTCACCAGCGTTGGCCGTGGCCAGAAATGGTACTGGGCTTCAATAAATGCCCCGCAGGGAGTAGAGGTAAGCGTAAACCCGAAAGTCTTGCGCCTGCGCGAGGGAGAAAGTGCCGAGTTCGAGGTTACCTTTACAGTTACTGGAGAAGCGGCTCTGAACGAGTGGGCCTTTGGCGAACTGACCTGGAAATCCGTTGGCGTCCGTCAGGATGTACGCAGCCCGATCGCTGTGCGCCCGGTACCTCTGTCCACTTCCAAGCAGGTTAGTGTCCAGGGCACCGATGGTGCCTTGGACCTGGGCGTAGCATTCGGCTATAGCGGTGAGTACCAAGTGGACATCCAAGGCTTGGCTGAAGGCGTGGCCTTTCCAGGCAGTGTCGAGGATGGCGATAACCAGCTGATTTTCTTTGATATCCCCGAGGGCACCAAGCTCGCCCGTGTAGCTCTGTTTGATGCTGACGTAGGTGATGGCAGCGGCAGCGATGACCTGGATCTGCAAGTCTTCGGTCCCGGTCCAGGCTTCCCGGAAGTGGGGACCAGTGGCTCACCGACTTCCGCCGAGTCGGTCGACCTAATAAACCCCACATCTGGGCAGTATGCGGTATTCGTGGTGGATTATGCTTCTGCGCAAGGCCCCACGCCGTTCACTCTGTTTAACTTCAATCTGAACGGTGACACTGGCAATACTCAATTGACCGCTCCTTCCCAAGCGCAGATGAACAGCAGTGGCAACGTCAATCTGGAGTGGATGGGTCTAGCTCCGGGTACCCGTGCCCTGGGCATTCTCAGTCATGGCAACGGTGACGAGGTATTTGCCGAAACCGAAATTATGGTGAATACACAGTAG
- a CDS encoding serine hydrolase, which produces MNNKKIWLGSILVLAFVGYLLWPVYQFYAWSLGSLPLSPLGWIALPDKAPSTQKLYDNGLQQAAQQSLAAIEKHRAEIGAPAISAAVSACGKVVWAGASGWQDLEERVPASPETRFRIGSTSKALTGTALARLVQDGSINLDNSISNYLEPLPNPAWQTITPRQLASHMSGLPHYKRNTDWVGLYKTLALNSHYDNMYRALEIFDDSQLLFQPGTDFYYSTLGTVLLGAVLAGAEKKSYLHVMEQEVFVPASMNNTEVSPQNGNPERNIALFYKSNDLSGNKLRLREWRPVDLSHRLPGGGFISTPSDLVKLGALYLDNSYLSPETRKIFWTPQKLASGEVNEQNYALGWRIREKEIPGVGLLRFANHGGVSRGSQSWLMVMPDYNLSVAVNTNRKTEVFWDFGSVSLDIATAFIRQRSELDCE; this is translated from the coding sequence ATGAATAATAAAAAAATTTGGCTGGGTAGCATATTAGTACTGGCCTTTGTTGGCTACCTGCTGTGGCCTGTCTACCAATTCTATGCCTGGTCGCTAGGCTCTCTACCACTCAGCCCCCTTGGTTGGATAGCCCTACCTGATAAGGCTCCGTCTACACAGAAGCTTTATGACAATGGACTTCAGCAGGCGGCACAACAGTCACTTGCGGCAATAGAAAAGCACCGGGCGGAGATTGGCGCTCCAGCAATTTCCGCGGCAGTTTCAGCTTGTGGCAAAGTTGTCTGGGCCGGCGCATCTGGCTGGCAGGATTTAGAGGAGAGAGTTCCCGCTTCCCCCGAGACCCGCTTTCGTATCGGCAGTACTTCCAAGGCCCTGACAGGAACAGCTCTGGCCCGCCTGGTACAGGACGGAAGTATCAATCTGGATAATTCAATTTCAAACTACTTGGAACCTCTGCCCAATCCGGCCTGGCAGACGATAACCCCTCGCCAGCTGGCCTCCCATATGTCTGGCTTGCCCCACTACAAGAGAAATACTGATTGGGTTGGATTGTACAAAACCTTGGCGCTTAACAGTCACTACGACAATATGTATCGAGCCCTTGAGATTTTTGATGATAGTCAATTGTTATTCCAGCCTGGAACAGATTTTTACTACAGTACCTTGGGTACTGTTCTACTGGGAGCAGTTTTGGCTGGAGCTGAAAAGAAAAGCTATCTGCATGTCATGGAGCAAGAGGTTTTTGTTCCTGCTTCCATGAATAACACAGAGGTCTCACCGCAAAATGGAAACCCGGAGCGAAATATTGCCCTGTTCTACAAGAGTAATGATTTGTCTGGAAATAAACTACGCCTCCGCGAATGGCGTCCCGTGGATTTAAGCCATCGCCTCCCTGGAGGTGGGTTTATCTCTACACCTAGTGATCTGGTAAAACTTGGTGCTCTTTACCTTGATAATAGTTACTTAAGCCCTGAAACACGCAAAATATTTTGGACCCCACAAAAGCTTGCCAGCGGCGAAGTGAATGAGCAGAACTATGCACTTGGTTGGCGTATTCGCGAAAAAGAAATACCCGGGGTGGGGCTATTGCGTTTCGCTAATCACGGCGGTGTTAGCCGCGGAAGTCAAAGTTGGCTGATGGTTATGCCGGATTACAACTTGTCTGTGGCAGTGAATACCAATCGAAAAACGGAAGTCTTTTGGGATTTTGGCAGTGTTTCCTTGGATATCGCAACTGCCTTTATTCGTCAGCGAAGCGAGCTGGATTGTGAATAA
- a CDS encoding GlxA family transcriptional regulator, whose translation MKFPKDHSLKVAMVIYPGASSLDVTGPLEVFSLANHQLREEGRYTNDFYSTQILAESAGPVGTASGVKLYADYGFQEVEGIHTLLLSGGPPTSYDVLRNNTEFMQWLVDQEPRVERLGSICTGAMILAKAGLLDGHRATTHWADTAALQKYPGIQVDPDAIYVRDDKIYTSAGVTAGIDLALALVEEDHGRSLALAIARIMVLYLKRDGGQQQYSSYLMNQLQSDRFSGLVEWIYKNLQEPLTVEKLAQESAMSPRNFARCFSRELGVTPARFVESIRVEKACQLLSEQNLSQEKVAWLCGFQSQEQLRRTFRRHKGILPGEFRRRFH comes from the coding sequence ATGAAATTCCCTAAGGATCATTCTCTAAAAGTCGCCATGGTTATTTACCCCGGAGCATCGAGTCTCGATGTGACGGGTCCACTGGAGGTCTTTTCCCTGGCTAACCACCAGCTGCGCGAGGAGGGGCGCTACACCAATGACTTTTACTCTACCCAGATCCTTGCCGAGAGTGCAGGTCCTGTGGGCACGGCTTCGGGAGTAAAGCTTTATGCGGACTATGGATTTCAGGAGGTAGAAGGTATCCACACCTTGTTACTGAGCGGTGGTCCCCCGACAAGTTACGATGTACTGCGTAACAATACAGAGTTTATGCAATGGCTGGTTGATCAGGAACCACGCGTAGAAAGGCTCGGTTCCATTTGTACTGGTGCGATGATCCTGGCCAAAGCGGGTTTATTGGATGGTCATCGCGCTACCACTCACTGGGCAGACACAGCTGCATTACAAAAGTATCCAGGCATCCAAGTGGACCCGGATGCGATTTACGTACGCGACGATAAAATTTACACATCAGCAGGGGTAACCGCTGGTATAGATCTCGCCTTGGCGCTGGTCGAAGAAGATCACGGGCGTAGTCTGGCGTTGGCGATCGCGCGGATTATGGTGCTCTACTTAAAGCGCGATGGAGGACAACAGCAGTACAGTAGCTACTTGATGAACCAACTGCAAAGTGATCGATTTTCAGGGTTAGTGGAATGGATCTATAAAAATCTGCAAGAGCCTCTTACGGTAGAAAAACTTGCGCAGGAGTCCGCTATGAGCCCCCGTAATTTCGCCCGCTGCTTTTCACGGGAGTTGGGGGTAACTCCAGCGCGTTTTGTTGAGAGTATTCGGGTGGAAAAGGCCTGCCAATTGCTTTCCGAGCAGAACCTTTCACAGGAAAAAGTAGCTTGGCTTTGTGGCTTCCAATCCCAGGAGCAATTGCGACGTACTTTTCGCAGGCACAAGGGCATACTTCCCGGTGAATTCCGCCGGCGCTTTCATTAG
- a CDS encoding class I SAM-dependent rRNA methyltransferase — protein MLELILNRGAERRLKRGHLWIYSNEVDTKRSPLKGMEPGSLCQVRDNQGKLLGTAFVNPSQLICGRLVSRQSTFTSNDISERLLSALEQRQRYFDHPSYRLVYGDSDGLPGLVVDRFSDYLTVQVSNWGMQQFQQQVVDKLVELVQPKGILLRNDHQGRAMEGMPLIKEVAFGEVPEMVPFEENGVPLLSPVHQGQKTGWFYDHRENRRLLNRWVKGKRVLDLFSYAGGWGIQALASGAISATCVDASQQALGWCQVNADHNGLVDKLSTVHGKALDVLKAMVADGEKFDVIVLDPPAFIKRRKDHKAGLAAYRHINELAMRLLARDGLLVSASCSMHLQSDELLDCIRGAAHKLGRRAAILGSGGQGADHPVHPAIAETNYLKAHFVHLGGERW, from the coding sequence TTGCTGGAGTTAATACTGAATCGCGGCGCTGAACGCCGCCTAAAGCGCGGCCACCTATGGATTTACAGTAATGAAGTGGATACCAAGCGCTCTCCTCTCAAGGGAATGGAGCCCGGTAGTCTCTGTCAGGTACGCGACAACCAGGGAAAACTTCTTGGTACCGCTTTTGTGAACCCCAGCCAATTGATCTGTGGACGCCTCGTCAGTCGCCAATCCACCTTCACTAGCAACGATATAAGTGAGCGCTTACTTTCTGCATTGGAACAGCGCCAGCGCTACTTCGATCATCCCAGCTACCGATTGGTATATGGAGATTCGGATGGCCTGCCAGGCTTAGTTGTGGATAGGTTTAGCGATTACCTGACTGTTCAGGTGAGTAACTGGGGCATGCAACAGTTCCAGCAGCAGGTTGTGGATAAGTTAGTGGAACTGGTTCAACCAAAAGGCATACTGCTTAGAAATGACCACCAAGGCCGTGCAATGGAGGGAATGCCGTTGATCAAGGAGGTTGCCTTTGGCGAAGTCCCTGAAATGGTGCCTTTCGAGGAGAATGGTGTCCCCTTGCTATCACCGGTACATCAAGGGCAAAAAACCGGCTGGTTCTATGACCATCGCGAAAACCGCAGGCTGCTCAACCGCTGGGTAAAAGGCAAGCGGGTATTGGACCTGTTTTCCTATGCCGGAGGCTGGGGTATCCAAGCCCTGGCCAGTGGAGCCATCAGCGCCACTTGTGTGGATGCTTCGCAGCAGGCTCTAGGTTGGTGCCAGGTCAATGCCGATCACAACGGCCTTGTGGATAAACTCAGTACTGTCCACGGCAAGGCGCTGGATGTGCTCAAAGCCATGGTCGCCGATGGAGAAAAGTTCGATGTGATTGTGCTGGATCCACCGGCCTTTATTAAAAGACGTAAAGACCACAAGGCCGGCCTGGCTGCCTACCGCCATATCAACGAGCTGGCTATGCGCTTACTGGCGAGGGATGGACTGTTAGTAAGTGCTTCCTGCTCCATGCATCTACAATCCGATGAACTGCTCGACTGTATTCGCGGCGCCGCACACAAGCTCGGGCGGCGGGCAGCCATTCTCGGCAGTGGTGGCCAGGGGGCGGACCACCCGGTACATCCGGCAATTGCAGAGACCAACTACCTCAAGGCCCACTTTGTCCATCTGGGCGGTGAGCGCTGGTAA